In the Natranaeroarchaeum aerophilus genome, one interval contains:
- a CDS encoding DUF7283 family protein produces MVELIGLRSDTASQLSGGRTASVGGVAAAVDVVAASPQVSEGSYTVSADAIRIDSDAVALRREGTVTNERFADHVTPVCHGTLLWELLRGARPDHLFETVDGFERSINAAQSRKREWRTDVETIRIRPVRWRGVEATLVGT; encoded by the coding sequence ATGGTCGAACTCATTGGGCTCCGGAGCGACACAGCATCACAGTTGAGCGGAGGTCGAACTGCGAGCGTGGGTGGCGTCGCTGCTGCTGTCGATGTGGTCGCTGCGAGCCCACAGGTGTCCGAGGGGTCGTATACGGTATCCGCCGATGCGATCCGAATCGACTCCGACGCGGTGGCACTCAGACGCGAGGGAACGGTAACGAACGAACGCTTCGCTGACCACGTTACGCCCGTGTGTCATGGCACGCTCCTCTGGGAGCTACTGCGTGGTGCACGGCCGGATCACCTGTTCGAGACGGTGGATGGATTCGAGCGTTCGATCAACGCGGCGCAAAGCCGGAAGCGTGAGTGGCGCACCGACGTGGAAACGATCCGTATTCGACCGGTTCGGTGGCGGGGTGTCGAGGCGACGCTTGTCGGCACCTGA
- a CDS encoding DUF5791 family protein produces the protein MLQDQRVDVDGLSVDGLRAEYDGELRAVIDGSDPESVAAESDVDVGTVSAIADGESPSLSLSDAAAILALGEEYPDAETIETMACEHLLLGMSMAVLDVDALASEVVLDLSAKEIQQKLERRAPMDLAEFVAIEYAIADRQR, from the coding sequence ATGCTTCAGGATCAGCGCGTGGACGTAGATGGCCTCTCGGTCGACGGGCTACGGGCAGAGTACGACGGGGAGCTCCGGGCCGTGATCGACGGGTCCGACCCCGAGAGCGTCGCCGCCGAGTCGGACGTCGATGTCGGGACAGTTTCAGCGATTGCAGACGGCGAGTCCCCGTCGCTCTCGCTTTCGGACGCGGCGGCGATCCTCGCACTCGGCGAGGAGTATCCAGACGCCGAAACCATCGAGACGATGGCGTGTGAGCATCTGCTGCTCGGCATGTCGATGGCCGTGCTGGACGTCGACGCGCTGGCGAGCGAGGTAGTCCTCGATCTCTCGGCAAAGGAGATCCAGCAGAAACTCGAACGACGCGCACCGATGGATCTGGCGGAGTTCGTCGCCATCGAGTACGCGATTGCTGACCGCCAGCGCTGA
- a CDS encoding SDR family oxidoreductase, with translation MRAGILGCGYVGIELGRQLTESGHEVIGVRRSDEGIKTIESAGFDAVQADITDADELSVVPDVDAIVFAASSGGRGADAAREIYVDGLRGAIESFGTRENPPDRLVYTSSTGVYGDHGGDWVDETTPLDPTTEKTQVLAEAERIATEVAAEYGIDGTVARYAGLYGPDRYRLDRYIEGPVTEGYLNMVHREDAAGAVAHILETQLSMDTVVVVDDEPVSKWEFADWLAAECGRAEPPKRTKAERLDDPGLSEAARRRILTSKRCSNERLQASGYEFAYPTYREGYRAAIEAYRSD, from the coding sequence ATGCGCGCTGGGATTCTCGGATGTGGCTACGTCGGGATCGAACTCGGTCGACAGTTGACGGAGTCTGGTCACGAGGTGATCGGTGTCAGGCGCTCCGACGAGGGTATCAAGACGATCGAATCGGCGGGCTTCGACGCCGTACAGGCGGATATTACCGACGCAGACGAACTGAGTGTGGTTCCCGATGTCGACGCCATCGTCTTTGCGGCGAGTTCCGGGGGCAGAGGAGCGGACGCCGCTCGTGAGATCTACGTCGACGGACTTCGGGGGGCAATCGAGTCCTTCGGAACGCGCGAAAACCCACCGGACAGGCTGGTCTACACGTCGAGTACCGGTGTCTACGGCGACCACGGCGGCGACTGGGTGGACGAGACGACGCCGCTGGACCCGACCACTGAAAAGACACAGGTGCTCGCAGAGGCCGAGCGCATCGCGACGGAGGTCGCGGCCGAGTACGGTATCGACGGAACGGTAGCTCGGTACGCCGGGCTGTACGGGCCGGATCGCTACCGTCTCGACCGATACATCGAGGGACCAGTCACGGAAGGGTATCTGAACATGGTCCATCGTGAGGACGCTGCCGGAGCTGTCGCACACATTCTCGAGACGCAACTGTCCATGGACACCGTCGTGGTCGTCGACGACGAACCAGTATCGAAGTGGGAGTTTGCGGACTGGCTGGCTGCCGAGTGTGGGCGAGCGGAACCGCCAAAACGGACGAAAGCGGAGCGACTCGACGATCCAGGGCTATCCGAGGCTGCGCGGCGACGTATCCTGACAAGCAAGCGGTGCTCGAACGAGCGGCTTCAGGCGTCGGGCTACGAGTTCGCGTACCCGACCTATCGTGAGGGATATCGTGCTGCGATCGAGGCGTATCGGTCCGACTGA